The following are from one region of the Flavobacteriaceae bacterium UJ101 genome:
- the PGK|pgk gene encoding phosphoglycerate kinase (Belongs to the phosphoglycerate kinase family.; KEGG: bth:BT_1672 phosphoglycerate kinase), with amino-acid sequence MKTINDFNFKDKKALIRVDFNVPLNENREITDDTRIQAAKPTIIKILEDGGSCILMSHLGRPKGIVSDDFSLKHVVDHLTEVLNVQVKFVPNCVGPEVEQVVANLEPGEILLLENLRFHKEEKDGDRAFAEKLAKLGDIYVNDAFGTAHRAHASTAIVAEFFGENKCFGYLLAKEIEAINKVLKDGEKPVTAILGGSKVSSKITIIENILPAVDNLIIGGGMTYTFVKALGGDIGDSICEDDKLQLALDILEAAKKQNVEVLIGEDSIAANAFSNEADRKIVLTKEIPAGWQGLDIGPKTIAKFSEVIYNSKTILWNGPLGVFEMENFAVGTKAIGDAIFKATQNGAFSLVGGGDSVAAVKQFGYADKVSYVSTGGGAMLESLEGKELPGVAAILK; translated from the coding sequence ATGAAGACCATCAACGATTTTAATTTTAAAGATAAAAAAGCGCTTATTCGTGTTGATTTTAATGTTCCATTGAATGAAAATAGAGAAATAACAGATGATACTAGAATTCAAGCTGCAAAACCGACAATTATAAAAATTTTAGAAGATGGAGGAAGTTGTATTTTGATGTCACATTTGGGACGTCCTAAAGGGATTGTTTCAGATGATTTTTCATTGAAACATGTAGTGGATCATCTTACAGAAGTTTTAAATGTTCAAGTTAAGTTTGTACCTAATTGTGTAGGTCCAGAAGTTGAACAAGTTGTTGCAAATCTAGAACCTGGTGAAATTTTATTATTAGAAAACTTACGTTTTCACAAAGAAGAAAAAGATGGTGATAGAGCCTTTGCTGAAAAATTAGCTAAATTAGGTGATATTTATGTGAATGATGCCTTTGGAACAGCGCATAGAGCTCATGCTTCCACTGCAATTGTAGCAGAATTTTTTGGAGAGAATAAATGCTTTGGTTATTTATTAGCTAAAGAAATTGAAGCAATTAATAAAGTGTTGAAAGATGGAGAAAAGCCTGTTACAGCTATTTTAGGAGGATCTAAAGTATCTTCTAAAATTACCATTATTGAAAATATTTTACCTGCAGTTGATAATTTGATTATTGGTGGAGGAATGACTTATACATTTGTAAAGGCACTTGGTGGAGATATTGGAGATTCTATTTGTGAAGATGATAAATTACAATTAGCATTGGATATTTTAGAGGCTGCTAAAAAACAAAATGTTGAAGTATTAATAGGAGAAGATTCAATTGCTGCTAATGCTTTTTCTAACGAAGCAGATAGAAAAATTGTGTTAACTAAAGAAATTCCTGCTGGATGGCAAGGTTTAGATATAGGTCCTAAAACGATTGCAAAATTTTCTGAAGTAATTTATAATTCAAAAACAATCTTATGGAATGGACCTTTAGGTGTTTTTGAAATGGAAAACTTTGCAGTTGGAACAAAGGCTATTGGTGATGCTATATTTAAAGCTACTCAGAATGGTGCATTCTCTTTAGTAGGAGGAGGTGATTCAGTAGCTGCTGTAAAACAATTTGGCTATGCTGATAAAGTTTCTTATGTATCAACTGGTGGTGGAGCTATGTTAGAATCTTTAGAAGGAAAAGAATTACCAGGTGTAGCGGCTATTTTAAAATAA
- the rpiB gene encoding ribose-5-phosphate isomerase (Belongs to the LacAB/RpiB family.; KEGG: cpas:Clopa_4021 ribose 5-phosphate isomerase B): MKISLGSDHAGVEYKAKIIELLTSQDIEIKDFGPFSTDSVDYPDYIHPVAHDVEKGNADLGIILCGSGNGAAMTANKHQGIRCGLVWTSELAELTRLHNDANIISIPARFVDLETALEIVKTFISTDFEGGRHQKRVDKIACN, translated from the coding sequence ATGAAAATTTCATTAGGATCAGATCATGCAGGAGTAGAATATAAAGCTAAAATTATTGAGTTATTAACATCTCAAGATATTGAAATAAAAGATTTTGGACCTTTTTCAACAGATAGTGTTGATTATCCAGATTATATTCACCCTGTTGCACATGATGTTGAAAAGGGAAATGCAGATTTAGGTATTATATTATGTGGTAGTGGAAATGGTGCTGCTATGACAGCTAATAAACACCAAGGAATTCGTTGTGGTTTGGTTTGGACATCCGAATTGGCCGAATTAACACGTTTACATAATGATGCTAATATTATTTCAATTCCAGCTCGTTTTGTTGATTTGGAAACAGCTCTTGAAATTGTTAAAACATTTATATCAACTGATTTTGAAGGCGGAAGACATCAAAAAAGAGTTGATAAGATAGCATGTAACTAA